The Stieleria maiorica genome includes the window CGGGCCGTGGCCGCGGTCGGCGGCGCTCTCCAAAGTCGCTTTCCATCCGTTGATGGTCGGTTTCATCGCTTGATAGGCGTCTCGGCCGATCGGTGTGGCCGCCACCGCGCTGACTTCGCCGCAGTGGATCAGGTACCACAGATGGCAACCGTCATAGCCGGGTACCGCGTACACGAAGCTGTACTTGCGCCGGGCGGTTGCCAGCATCGTCAGTTTGCGATGCACGTAGCGGAGCGATTTGAGCGTCTGTTGGACCCGGCCGGCGAGTTCGTACTGGCGATCGGCCGACGCGGTTTCCATGCGTTCTTGAAGCACCACGAGCGGTTCGTCGTTGAAGCCATCGAGGAAGCTCTCCGCCGCATTGACTTGCGCGGCATACTCGCCGCGTGTGCATGCGGCCGCGCACGGCCCCATGCAGGTGTTCAGCTCCAAACGCAGACAACCGGGGCGGTGATCGATGTCGAACAGGGACAGTTGTTCGGCAAACTGGAACGTTTGCTGTTGGCTGCAATCGCGCAGCCGAAAGACCTTGTTCAGTGCGTCGACGGCGTTTGCCATGCGTTTGGCACCAAAAAAGGGCCCCTGCAGTGAAATGTATTCCTTGGGGATCTTGGGGGAGAGAAAGAACTGCGGTGCGGGGCCGCGTCCCAGGCACAGGTAGACCGGGCGTTGGCGTTTGGGAACGCCTTGCACGTTCCAGCGGGGCGTGAACTTGCGAATCAGTTGTTGCTCTCGCAAGAGCGCGGCAAACTCGCTCGGTTGCGTCTCCCACTGGATCGCGCGAGCGTTTTCGATGATGCGTCCGCCTTTTTCGTCTTCGTTGGCGGTGCTGAAATAGCTGAGCAGCCGATTGCGAAGTGATTTGCTTTTGCCGACGTAGATCAGTTCCCCGCGTCGATCGAGCATCCCGTAGACGCCAGGCACTCTGGGACAAGACTGGCTGATCTGACGTTTCAACGATGATTTGGACGTCCCGCCGACGGCTTCGATCGGGCGAGCGGTGCGGGGATTGAACGGATCGATCCCGAATCCGATTTCGTCGTGATTTGGTGCTAGCACGTCCACCTGGCGCCCTTCCCTGAGATTACTCACCGACCGTTCAAGCCGACAGTATGGCGGATCCGGGCGGGTTTTGGAAATCGCAGTTTTCTCGCGATTCTCGTTGCGTCGATCCAATCGCCGCAACGACGCAGCAGTGATCAATCGGCCAATTCAGGCATTGGGGCGTTTTCAGCCGGCGTCACGCGCGGCTCCTCGGTGCTTTCGGCTTGCTGGATGAGTTCCGATTGGGTGGTGCGACACAGCTCCAACAACTCGTTGGTATCGTGCAGCAACGCGAGCCACGAGATCTCTTGTTCGCTGGCCCGCTCGCGAATTCGATCGGCCGCTTTGGCGATCGAGTCGATGTCGCAGCTGCGGGCGTACATTCCCAAACGGGCGGCCAGCGTTTGCATCCC containing:
- a CDS encoding GIY-YIG nuclease family protein produces the protein MLAPNHDEIGFGIDPFNPRTARPIEAVGGTSKSSLKRQISQSCPRVPGVYGMLDRRGELIYVGKSKSLRNRLLSYFSTANEDEKGGRIIENARAIQWETQPSEFAALLREQQLIRKFTPRWNVQGVPKRQRPVYLCLGRGPAPQFFLSPKIPKEYISLQGPFFGAKRMANAVDALNKVFRLRDCSQQQTFQFAEQLSLFDIDHRPGCLRLELNTCMGPCAAACTRGEYAAQVNAAESFLDGFNDEPLVVLQERMETASADRQYELAGRVQQTLKSLRYVHRKLTMLATARRKYSFVYAVPGYDGCHLWYLIHCGEVSAVAATPIGRDAYQAMKPTINGWKATLESAADRGHGPFPYTLGTVASWFRKHSQELDRTFAPEQAGRKYYRKSMTA